In Rhinopithecus roxellana isolate Shanxi Qingling chromosome 4, ASM756505v1, whole genome shotgun sequence, a single genomic region encodes these proteins:
- the LOC115896938 gene encoding replication protein A 14 kDa subunit → MVDTMELPRSRINAGMLAQFIDKPVCFVGRLEKIHPTGKMFILSDGEGKNGTIELMEPLDEEISGIMEVVGKVTAKATILCTSYVQFKEDNHPFDLGLYNEAVKIIHEFPQFYPLGIVQND, encoded by the exons ATGGAGTTACCGAGGTCGCGCATCAACGCCGGCATGCTAGCTCAGTTCATCGACAAGCCTGTCTGCTTCGTAGGGAGGCTGGAAAAGATTCATCCCactggaaaaatgtttattctttcagatggagaaggaaaaaatggaaccATCGAGTTGATGGAACCCCTTGATGAAGAAATCTCTGGAATTATGGAAGTGGTTGGAAAAGTAACCGCCAAGGCCACCATCTTGTGTACATCTTATGTCCAATTTAAAGAAGATAATCATCCTTTT GATCTTGGACTTTACAATGAAGCTGTGAAAATTATCCATGAGTTCCCTCAGTTTTATCCTTTAGGGATTGTGCAAAATGATTGA